From Candidatus Rubrimentiphilum sp., one genomic window encodes:
- the rimI gene encoding ribosomal protein S18-alanine N-acetyltransferase, translating to MKLEPRPPAAGGERMSVAPMAEADVRDVLRIEQQSFTTSWPANAFYQELHDNKLAHYYIGRIGDRLMAYGGIWVILEDSHITTIAVDPEFRGRKYGEIMLVRLLEEAIARGASWMTLEVRESNEIAQSLYRKYGFTTVSTRRGYYSDNNESALVMWAGNLKSEIYGNRLRALRSALLD from the coding sequence GTGAAGCTCGAGCCGCGTCCGCCGGCTGCCGGCGGCGAACGCATGAGCGTCGCGCCGATGGCGGAGGCCGACGTTCGAGACGTTTTGCGGATCGAACAGCAATCGTTTACGACCAGCTGGCCGGCCAACGCGTTCTATCAAGAACTGCACGACAATAAACTCGCGCACTACTACATCGGGCGCATCGGTGACCGTCTGATGGCTTACGGCGGCATCTGGGTGATTCTCGAGGACTCGCACATCACGACGATCGCCGTCGACCCGGAGTTTCGCGGGCGTAAGTACGGCGAGATCATGCTGGTACGCCTCCTGGAGGAAGCCATCGCGCGCGGCGCGTCGTGGATGACGCTCGAAGTTCGCGAGAGCAACGAAATAGCGCAGTCGCTGTATCGCAAGTATGGATTCACTACCGTGTCAACCCGCCGCGGCTACTATAGCGACAATAACGAGAGCGCGCTGGTCATGTGGGCCGGAAACCTCAAGAGCGAGATTTACGGAAACCGCCTCCGTGCGCTCCGCTCGGCACTCCTCGATTGA
- the tsaB gene encoding tRNA (adenosine(37)-N6)-threonylcarbamoyltransferase complex dimerization subunit type 1 TsaB: MNVLGIDAAAGGFSAAFIAEGRAPVTIELAGNVALEGGLRAISEVLPSDGSAKPERIGVGIGPGSFTGARIAISYAKSLALGWKLPLCGVSTFDAFEVGLQHSGPLLTAVRGRAGVVSVRFITGDGERRASGYIRDVLAELQPHLPKSFALTGNGAEDVLAALGERGNDVKILARAVEPAALAIAMLAAQRESARSLHEIRADYGELPAVTVPKL; this comes from the coding sequence ATGAACGTGCTGGGCATCGACGCCGCGGCCGGCGGATTTTCGGCGGCGTTCATCGCTGAAGGCCGCGCACCGGTGACCATCGAGCTGGCCGGAAACGTCGCGCTCGAAGGCGGCTTGCGGGCGATTTCCGAGGTCCTCCCTAGCGACGGCTCCGCGAAGCCCGAGCGCATCGGCGTCGGAATCGGGCCGGGAAGTTTTACGGGTGCGCGCATCGCGATTAGCTACGCAAAGTCGCTCGCGCTCGGCTGGAAACTCCCACTGTGCGGCGTCTCGACGTTCGACGCATTTGAGGTGGGGTTGCAACACTCGGGGCCGCTGCTGACGGCGGTGCGCGGCCGCGCCGGCGTGGTATCGGTTCGCTTCATCACAGGTGACGGGGAGCGCCGCGCTTCGGGGTACATTCGGGACGTGCTTGCCGAGCTGCAGCCGCATTTACCGAAATCTTTCGCACTCACGGGCAACGGCGCGGAGGACGTGCTCGCGGCGCTTGGCGAACGCGGAAATGACGTGAAAATTCTCGCGCGCGCAGTCGAACCCGCCGCTCTGGCAATTGCAATGCTGGCGGCGCAGCGCGAATCGGCGCGCTCGCTGCACGAGATTCGCGCCGATTACGGCGAACTGCCCGCAGTGACAGTTCCGAAGCTGTGA
- the tsaE gene encoding tRNA (adenosine(37)-N6)-threonylcarbamoyltransferase complex ATPase subunit type 1 TsaE, with the protein MERTFYNEAQLREFAAEFGRGLKAGEVVGLSGALGSGKTTFVKAIVSARLEGDPATSPSFTFWHRYTGTPSIDHLDLYRVEDPRELAELGLEDAFDGSSIVLVEWSERAADLLPPLDYEIAIEGKGDEPRRIRVHAR; encoded by the coding sequence ATGGAACGAACATTTTACAACGAAGCGCAGTTGCGCGAATTCGCGGCCGAGTTCGGCCGAGGACTGAAAGCCGGCGAGGTCGTCGGTCTTTCCGGTGCCCTGGGTTCGGGCAAAACGACCTTTGTCAAAGCGATCGTTTCAGCCAGACTGGAAGGAGACCCGGCGACAAGCCCATCGTTTACATTTTGGCACCGCTATACGGGCACGCCTTCCATCGACCATCTCGATCTCTATCGCGTCGAGGATCCGCGCGAGCTGGCCGAGCTTGGTCTGGAGGACGCATTCGACGGCAGCTCGATCGTGCTGGTGGAGTGGAGCGAACGGGCGGCCGATCTGCTTCCGCCGCTCGACTACGAGATCGCCATCGAAGGTAAGGGCGACGAGCCACGGCGCATCCGCGTGCACGCGCGATGA